In Alteribacter keqinensis, the sequence GAATTCTGTGTGATATAGGGAGTCACCAGATAGAACAATTTTTACATTACGCTGGATGTAAAAATGCAGAGGTCGTCCACAGTAAAGTAGCCAATTACGATGCAAAAGAATATTCTGAGCTCGAAGACTATGGAGATGCAACATTAATTGGTGATAACGGGGCTACGCATTTCTTTAAGGTCGATTGGTTTACTCCGGAAGGTCTAAGCAACTGGGGTGACGGAAGGACATTCATACTCGGTACTGAGGGTTCGATTGAAATTCGGAAGTATGTAGATGTGGCAAGGGACCATGAAGGAGATCATCTCTACCTTGTTAATAAAGAAGGGGAGTACCATTACCCGCTGAAAGGAAAAGTGGGCTTTCCGTTTTTTGGTCAATTGATACTGGACTGCCTGAACAGAACAGAGAACGCCATGACACAAGAGCATGCCTTTAAGGCTGCTGAACTTTGCCTTAAGGCACAGCTGCAGGCTATTACGGTTGAGCAGAACTGGGGAATATGAAAGAGCTGAATTTTAATGAGCCAGGACAGCAACTCTTTAGAGGCAGCTTTTCTGGCTTTTGTGTCAGCGGTGAAAAATAGAGGCAAGCCCCAAAAAGTGTTTCTGTACTATAGCTGATCCACCGAGTGCACATGCTTCTTTCCCGATTCTCGAAGAACGGATTTCTTTATACTTGGCAAACTTGGAATCAAGACGGGATTCTATTCTTTCAATCATGTCAGCATGTGCATTGATGATGGCCCCATTTAAAATAATGGTCTCTGGATTAAAAATGGTAATGATATTGTTTAATCCTATTGATAGCATGTCTAAGTAATCCTTTAGGATATAATGATTTTCTTCTGTAAACATTGACTCAATCCGTTTGTCTTCGTTTATTTCAGGCAGTGCCTTCTTTAATAAAGATCTTAAAGCCGTTTCAGAAGCATACAGCTCCCAGCAGCCTTTATTTCCACACGGACAATCCCTTCCATTGGGATGAACGATCATGTGACCAACCTCACCTGCGAAGCCATGGAATCCTCTAAAGATTTTATTGTCTTGTATAATTCCAAGACCTATGCCTGAAGAAAGGGTTACAGTTAATAAATTTGAATGATAAGCTGTTTCTCCTTGCTCAGCTAACACACACAAATTCGCATTGTTTTCAAGATGTACCGTTGTTTCAAATGCGTCTTCAAAAAGCCTGCTTACTTTCGAGACCAGCCATTGTTGTTTTGGAGTATAGATTTTATCTGTTTCCTTGTTAACAATCCCATGAACGCCTATACCTATTCCAATGAGGCTGTGATGATTATATTCGGAATTATATTGATCGATAAATGGCTGGAGGAAATGAATGATTGTCTGGCAGTTTGAGTAAAAATCGTCACTTGTCAAGGGGCGTTCTTCTTTATGAAAAATTGTTCCTCTTAAGTCACAAAAAACAACAATATAATTATTTTCATCAATATCCAAACCAATACTGTAGCCGGATAACCGGTTTATTTCCAGCTTTATCGGTCTGCGACCCGGTATTCCTTTAAGATATGTTTGACTTTCAACAAGGAGACGATCGTGCAGCAAGGTTTGAACTTGAGAAGATATCGTTGCTTTATTCAGACCGGTTAACCTCGCTACTTCACTTCTTGATAAACTTTTGTGTCTGATGAGGTTATCTAATATTAAGCGTCTATTCATCTTTTTTATATATGCAGAATCCCCTGTTTCCAACTCATTCACCTCGGTCTTTTACTTCATGTTCCGTTTCCATTGTACCAGATCTTTCATTTAGGTATTCAACTTTTGGTTATGGTTTATTGCCCGGCACCTTTAAAACAGCTAGTATCATTAAAAAACAGGCACCCGTAATTACAAGATGCCTGGCTCTTTAAAAATTATTTCTTTTTATGATTGTAAGCTTCGTCGAATTCTTTACCTTCAAGGCTCTTGTCCATCGTCAATGGTTCATCGCAGTACATGCACGCATCAACACGGCCGAGAACCTTGGTCGTCCGTTCACAGTTAGGACAGACA encodes:
- a CDS encoding ROK family protein encodes the protein METGDSAYIKKMNRRLILDNLIRHKSLSRSEVARLTGLNKATISSQVQTLLHDRLLVESQTYLKGIPGRRPIKLEINRLSGYSIGLDIDENNYIVVFCDLRGTIFHKEERPLTSDDFYSNCQTIIHFLQPFIDQYNSEYNHHSLIGIGIGVHGIVNKETDKIYTPKQQWLVSKVSRLFEDAFETTVHLENNANLCVLAEQGETAYHSNLLTVTLSSGIGLGIIQDNKIFRGFHGFAGEVGHMIVHPNGRDCPCGNKGCWELYASETALRSLLKKALPEINEDKRIESMFTEENHYILKDYLDMLSIGLNNIITIFNPETIILNGAIINAHADMIERIESRLDSKFAKYKEIRSSRIGKEACALGGSAIVQKHFLGLASIFHR